The sequence below is a genomic window from Salicibibacter cibarius.
GTTTATGTCCGTGCTGAGGATGGACGATGATGACAAATAATTGGGTCCTGGGGTAGCCAAAAAAGGAGGACCGAAAGATGAAGAAAGGGGCATATATTCATATTCCCTTCTGCAACCAGATCTGCCATTATTGTGATTTTAATAAAGTATTGATAAAAAATCAGCCGGTGGACGATTATTTGGAAGCTTTGCAAGCCGAAGGGGAAAAACGTTTAGATGAAACCGTTCAATATATGGACACGCTCTATATCGGCGGTGGAACACCGACATCCCTTTCCACTAGGCAATTGCAAACGTTATTTTCCAATCTGAAACGCGCCGGCCTTTCCTGGGACGAGGGCAGTGAAGTAACCGTTGAAGTAAACCCGGATGGCATAGATGATGCTCAGTTGCATGCTTTAAAAGATGCCGGCGTCAACCGAATCAGCATTGGTGTACAAACATTTGACCCGGAATTGCTGGAGACGCTCGGCCGTACGCACAGTGTGGAAGATGTAAGCAAAACAATCGCGCGGGCACGGGAACTCGGCTTTGACAACGTCTCGATCGATTTAATGTTTGCGCTGCCCGGCCAAACGCTCCATCAATGGCAAACAACCATTGAGAAGGCCGTTTCGCTTGAGCCTGATCATATTTCGGCGTATGGCTTGAAAATTGAAGCCAAAACGCAGTTTTACAATTGGTTGCAAGCAGGGCAATTAACGCCGTTAAGCGAAGATGAGGAAGCGGACATGTATGACGTCCTGCTATCAACATTAGAGCATTACGGTTACGAGCAATATGAAATTAGCAACTTTGCTACACGAGGCAAAGAAAGTGCGCATAATCTCATTTATTGGCGCAATCAACCGTATTTGGGCTTAGGCGCAGGTGCCCACGGATACCAGAATAGCGAAAGGTATGGAAACATTTTGCCGATCCCCCACTATTTAAAATCCGTCCGTAAAGGCGAATGCCCAGAACGAACACGGCAACCGGTATCGTTAAAAGAACAAATGGAAGAGGAAATGTTTCTTGGGTTGCGTTTGAAAGAAGGGGTCCATGTCCATCGTTTTAAAGAAAAATTCGATACTTCTTTTTACGATGTATACGGCAACGTCTATGATGAATTGCTTGATGAAGGCTTGTTGCGCGAGGAGGACGGACGAATACGATTGACGGAGAAAGGGAAATATCTTGGCAATAACGTATTTGCTTCTTTTTTATTTGATTCCTAAATCTTTTTGCGTTGACAACTCCTAACCTATTTTGATAAGTTATGGGTAGCATTAGCACTCGTTAAAAGAGAGTGCTAACAGAGGTGATAGACGGTGCTTAGTAAGCGACAATTGTTGATATTGCAAGCCATCGTCGATGATTATGTTCAAAGTGCCGAGCCAATCGGTTCAAGAAGCATTTCGAAGCGAGAAGATATTTCTTTCAGCTCGGCTACGATTCGCAATGAGATGGCCGATTTGGAAGATATGGGTTATCTGCTAAAACCTCATAGCTCCGCGGGAAGAATCCCATCCAATAAGGGGTATCGGTTGTATGTGGACCATTTATTAAGGCCGGACCCCTTGCAAAAGCATGAGATTTTAGATATGGAACAATTTTTCACGCGCCGCATTTCAGAGGTAGAGGCCGTCATGAAAAAGACAGCAGCTGTTCTGTCGGAATTAACGAGCTATGTATCGGTTGTGCTAGGGCCGGAAATGGAGCATACGAGACTGAAACAGCTGCAAATGATCCCGCTTACGGGAAGACAGGCGATTGTCATTCTTGTTACGGATTCCGGGCACGTTGAACACCGCACATTTGATATCCCGGAACAAATGGATCCGGGCGAACTCGAAAAAGTGGTTAATATTTTAAATGAACAACTCGTTGATACGCCTATCGGGCACTGGGAAGAAAAGTTGATGACGGAAACTTCCCGTTTGTTATACCAACATGTTTCGCATTTTGAAGATATGTTCGGCGTACTTCGGAATGCATTTAAAACAGAGAAGGGTGACCAAGTGTTCTACGGCGGTATGATGAACTTAATGATGCAGCCGGAATTCCGGGATATTGACCGTGTTCGGATGATCTTTGACTGGCTCGATCAAAGCGAGAATGTGCATACCCTGCTTTCGCGCAGCCAAGAAGGCTTGAACGTGCGAATCGGCAGAGAAAACGACATTGAAGCTTTTGCGGATTTAAGCATGATTACTGCGACTTATTCCATTGATGGAGATACAGTCGGCACGTTAGGTGTCATCGGGCCGACAAGAATGGAATACGAGCGGGTCATACGTTTGATCCGCCAATTTGCCACCGGATTGTCGACTTCTTTGACGAAAAAATATCGCCAAGATAGTTAGGCTAGAAAGTTGATTTATACTTTTTATCTGCCAAAAAAGAGGGAGAGGCTATCTCCCTCCTCTTATGTGCAAACATGCAGCAAGTGGAGGTGAATGCTATGAACGAAAATGAGAATGGCCGACAACCGGAAGAAGACGTAGAAGTTATCGATCCGGACGCTGAAGATATCTCCTCCTCTGCGGACGAAAATGGGGAGGCTTCGGAAAATCAAACGCAAATCGAGACTTTGCAAGCGGAATTGGAAGAGTGGCAAAACAAAGTGAAGCGCGTCCAGGCGGACTACGATAATTTTCGTAAGCGCAGCCGTTCGGAAAAAGAGGCGGCGGCAGAGTTTCGCTCCCAACCATTGATGGAGGCACTCCTGCCTGTACTTGACAATTTCAGGCGTGCCCTGGACTCTGAAGGGCAAAATGCTTCCGACGAGGGGTTTTATAAAGGAATGGAGATGGTTTACCGTCAATTTGTGGAGGCTCTGGAATCCGATGGGTTGGAAGAAATCCCGACGGAGGGCGAGACCTTTGACCCCAACGTGCATCAAGCGGTGATGCAAGTGGAGGAAGAAGGGTTTGAATCCAATCAAATCGTGGAAGAACTTCAGAAGGGTTACAAACTGAAAACACGCGTCATCCGACCGGCTATGGTTAAGGTTAATGCGTAAATGTATGTTCAAAAATGAGGGAAAAGAGCCGAGAAGTTCAAGAAAGCAAGCTGACGCGTTTCCACTGGATGTGGTGACTTGTGCGTCGTGGCGGTTTTTAGCAGAAGATCCTCTTCCCGACAGCTATTTTTCCCTGACTTTTTGAACGATCTTTTATTAGATGTAAAATAGAATCGCTTTACTGGACCAAGGAGGAATTACTAGAGATGGGTAAAACAATCGGAATTGACTTAGGAACAACGAATTCATGTGTAGCAGTTATGGAAGGCGGGGAACCGGTTATTATTCCCAACCCTGAAGGAAACCGGACGACGCCTTCGGCTGTTGCGTTTAAAGATGGTGAAAGACAAGTCGGAGAGATCGCCAAGCGGCAGGCAATTACGAATGAGAACACCGTACTCTCCATTAAACGCCATATGGGCACCGACTACACGGTGGAAATTGAAGGAAAAAAATATACGCCGCAAGAAATCAACGCCATTCTTTTACAGAAGTTAAAATCGGATGCTGAAAGCTATTTAGGGGAAGATGTAACGAAAGCGGTCATTACCGTTCCGGCCTATTTCAATGATTCCCAGCGGCAAGCAACCAAAGATGCCGGCACGATTGCAGGGCTTGAAGTTGAGCGGATTGTAAACGAACCGACAGCGGCTTCCCTTGCCTACGGCCTCGAAAAAGAAGAGGATCAAACGATTCTCGTCTATGACCTTGGCGGCGGGACGTTTGACGTTTCCGTTCTCGAGCTTGGCGATGGCTTCTTTGAAGTCAAGTCCACGTCGGGCGATAATGAACTCGGCGGTGACGACTTCGACCAAGTGATCATTGATTACATGGTTTCCGAGTTTAAAAAAGAAAACGGCTTGGACCTTCAACAAGACAAAATGGCGATGCAGCGGTTGAAGGACACGGCGGAAAAAGCGAAAAAAGAGCTTTCGGGTGTAACGCAAGCCCAGCTTTCCTTGCCGTTTATCACGGCAGACGCTTCGGGTCCAAAACACTTGGAGATGACAATGACGAGAGCGCAATTTGAAGAGGGTGCCTCTCAGTTGGTAGAAAGAACGATGGGGCCTGCACGTCGCGCGATTCAGGATTCCGGCGTGAACGCTTCAGATATAGATAAGGTTATTCTCGTCGGTGGCTCCACGCGAATTCCTGCTGTCCAAGAAGCGATTAAAGGGTTAACAGGCAAAGATCCGCATAAAGGGGTTAATCCTGACGAAGTTGTTGCGCTCGGTGCTGCTGTGCAAGCCGGTGTACTTGCCGGAGATGTCCAGGACGTTGTATTGCTGGATGTTACGCCGTTATCGCTCGGGATCGAGACAATGGGCGGTGTCTTTACGAAGCTAATTGACCGCAATACGACCATTCCGACGAGCCAGTCCCAAGTATTCTCAACCGCTGCCGACAACCAATCGTCCGTTGATATTCATGTGCTCCAAGGCGAGCGTGAAATGGCAAACGATAATAAAACCCTCGGCCGCTTCCAACTGACGGACATTCCGGCCGCGCCTCGAGGGGTTCCGCAAATCGAAGTTACGTTTGACATTGATGCGAACGGCATCGTCAATGTTCGTGCGAAAGACAAAGGAACGAACAAAGAGCAATCGATTACGATTACGTCTTCTTCCGGTCTTTCCGAGGACGAAATCGAAGATATGGTCAAACAGGCAGAAGAGAATGCCGAAGCCGACAAAGCGAAAAAAGAAGAGGCCGAACTCCGAAATGAAGCAGACCAACTGATTTTCACCGTTGACAAGACGATTAAAGACTTGGGAGAAAACGTAGACGAATCGGAAAAACAAAATGCGGAAGACGCAAAAGGTAAGCTACAGGAAGCCTTGAATGGCACAGACCTTGAAACCATTCGCACTGCAAAAGATGAACTGGAGCAACTTGTGCATTCCCTCTCCCAAAAAATGTATGAGCAAATGGCTCAACAGGCACAAGAAGAGCAAGGGGAGAATCAAGACCAAACTCAGGATGAAGACGTCGTTGATGCCGATTACGAAGAAGTAGATGACGAAAACGACGATCAACAAAATAAAGCATAGTGATGGATCATTTTCTAAAAGTCAAAGTCAGGTTATCTTGGCTTTGGCTTTTTCACTTAATAAACGATGTGAAAATTTGGGTTGCGACTTATAGCAAGCCGATGTAAGATAGCGTCATGCTGGATATTGAACGGGAGTGAAATGGAGAATGAGCAAACGGGACTTCTACGAAGTGCTCGGTCTCGATCAAAATGCATCTGCGGATGAGATCAAAAAGTCGTACCGTAAATTGGCACGCAAATATCATCCCGATGTTAACAGTGAGCCCGATGCCGAAGAAAAGTTCAAGGAAGTAAAAGAGGCCTATGATACACTGAGCGATCCGCAAAAGAAAGCGAATTATGACCAATTCGGCCACGCCGATCCGAATCAAGGGTTTGGCGGCGGCGGAGACTTTGGCGGCAGTGGCTTCGGAGATATATTCGACATGTTTTTCGGCGGTGGCGGGCGCCGTGATCCGAATGCGCCGCGCCAAGGGGCAGATTTACAATATACGATGACCTTGGAATTTAAAGAGTCTATCTTTGGCAAGGACACCGAAATTGAAATCCCGCGCGAAGAGACATGCCAGACGTGTACAGGTTCAGGCGCAAAACCGGGCACAACCCCAGACACGTGTGGGCGTTGTGGCGGCAGCGGCCAGTTGAACATTGAGCAAAACACGCCGTTCGGCCGTGTTGTTAACCGTCGGGTTTGCGATCAGTGCGAAGGTGCGGGTAAGATCATTAAAGAGAAATGTAAAACATGCGCCGGCGCGGGAAAAGTAAAAAAACGGAAAAAAGTACGCGTCAACATTCCCGCCGGTATCGATCATGGACTACAATTACGCCAGGCTGGACACGGAGAAGCAGGAGTAAATGGTGGTCCCCCGGGGATTTGTTTATTGTCATCAATGTGAAGCCGCATGAATTTTTCGAACGGGATGGCGATGACATTCGTTGCGAAATGCCGCTGACATTTACCCAAGCAGCGCTCGGGGATGAAATCGAAGTTCCGGCATTGGAAGGAAAAGTGAAAATTAAAGTTCCCGCCGGAACACAAACAGGCCGAAGTTTCCGATTGCGCGGCAAAGGAGCCCCCAATGTTCATGGTCGCGGTCACGGTGACCAGATCATTAGCGTCCGGTTGATCACGCCGAAGAAGCTAAATGATCGACAAAAGGAACTTTTGAAAGAGTTCGCTGAAGAAAGTGGCGAAGAAGTGGATGAGCACAGCAGTAATTTTTTTGACAAAGTAAAACGTGCATTTCGCGGAGATTGAGAACGATAGGCTTTCCATTATTTTGGAAAGCCCCTTTTTTAAGAAGGTCATGGAACCTGAAAAGCGAGTCAAATCGTCATTACGGTCACCCTAGAGCGTTTATGGCGCCCGAACCGAGGGCCAAAGAGTCGTTACGGTTGCCATGAACGGGTGATCACGCCCGAACTGATTGAGAATTGCGCCGTACCCGCCAATAGCCTAAAAGAAGCGGAGGTGAAACAGTGTGAATTGGATCGAATACCGTATACATACCACACACGAAGCCGCTGATGCAGTCGCGAATATGTTTACAGAGCTAGGGTCCAATGGCACGCTTGTCGAAGATGCAAAGGATCGTCATGAACGCCCGAAACGACTGGACGAGACAGGACAGCCATCCGTTGACCATTTACCGATAAAAGGTGTTGTATTAAAAGCCTATTTTCCCGAAAGTGAACAAAAAGACGACGATATTCGAAAGGCCCTTGCCAGTATACAACAGCGGTCAGGCATGGATATGGAAGATTTAACCGTGGACTCCGAGATCGTCAAGGAAGAGGATTGGGAAGAAGCGTGGAAAGCATACTATAAACCGATCCGAGTCTCTCCAAACTTAATCGTCACCCCCTCTTGGGAAAATGCGGAACGTGGAACGGATGATGTCGTCGTTGAACTTGACCCGGGAATGGCATTTGGAACAGGTGCCCATGCAACAACGATTCTTTGCTTGCAAGCACTCGAGCGTATCGTTAATGAAGGGGACAGCGTCATCGATGTAGGCGCAGGATCAGGTGTCCTGAGTATCGCGGCCGCTAAATTCGGGGCAGCTTCCGTTTTTGCCTATGATTTAGATGAATTGGCCGTGAACGTTGCAAAGGAAAATGTGGTCATCAATCAAGTGGAAGATAAGGTAACGGTCAAGAAAAGCGATTTATTTTCAGAAACAGGGGCAAAAGGCGAGGTTATCGTTGCCAATTTACTCGCCGATATCATCATCCGAATGGCCCCGGATGTAAAAGCTCATCTCGTGCCGGGCGGGCATCTTCTTGTGTCAGGCATTATTGCGAATAAAAAAGATGATGTGCGCCAAGCATTGGAAATTGAAGGGTTTCGGGTTGCGGAAACGTTGGAGCAGGAGGATTGGGTGGCCATCCTGTTACAATCTTAAGTGCCTTTCGAATGAAACATAAAGGAAACGAGGAAATGAACATGCAGCGCTATTTCGTGGGTGATGCCCAGTGGACAACAGACACTGTCATGTTAAAAGGAGAACAGGCACACCATATTTCTCGCGTCATGCGTATGTCTGCCGGAGATGTTATCATTTGTATAAACGGACAAGGTGTGGCGGCATATTGCCGTATTCTGCAGGCAGAACCGGATTGTATTACGTGCCAAGTCGAGGAAAGCTTGTCTTCCGATAGCGAACTCCCGATACATATTACCGTGGCGCAAGGTGACCTTAAAGCCGACAAATATGAATGGGTTGTGCAAAAAAGCACGGAAATGGGCGCTGGTAGCATCACCGGTTTTCCGGCGGATCACTCCGTCGTCAAGTGGGATGCGAAAAAAAACGAGAAAAAGCATGCCCGTTTTCAAAAAATTGCCCGGGAATCGGCCGAGCAATCGGAACGTTTGAAAATCCCGGCGATTGAACGAAAAGCGTCGCTGGAAGAGGTGTTAAAAGAAGCACAGCAATATGATCATAAATGGATATTATCCGAACGAAGCGCGAGAAAAGATCATCATCATGCTATCGACGATGCGTTGCGCCAACTGCAACAAACTGATCGTATTTTACTCGTCTTCGGACCTGAAGGCGGCTTTTCAACCCGCGAACATGAAACGGCGATTGACTTGGGCTGTGCGCCGGTAAGTTTGGGCGCGAGAATTTTGCGGGCAGAAACCGCGCCGGTGGCCGCGCTTGCCCTGTTGGTTTATCATGTGGAATTAAAGAGGTGAAAATATGTCTACGGTAGCTTTTCATACATTAGGATGCAAAGTGAATCATTATGAGACCGAAGCCATCTGGCAAATATTTAAAAATGCAGGCTACGAACAGTCGGAAACGCGAGCGGATGTATATGTGATTAACACATGTACCGTGACAAATACAGGAGATAAAAAAAGCCGGCAAGCGATTCGCCGTTGTATTCGCCAAAACCCTGATGCCGTTATTTGTGTCACCGGTTGTTATGCACAAACATCTCCGGCGGAAGTGATGGACATCCCGGGTGTCGATATCGTTGTCGGAACACAAGATCGTTCGAAAATGATCGGATACATCGAAGACTTTAAGCGCTCCCGCGAGCCGATAAATGGCGTTAGCAACATTATGAAAACGCGTGTATATGAAGAATTGGATGTCCCGGCATTTACCGACCGTACGCGCGCGAGCTTAAAAATTCAAGAAGGCTGCAATAACTTCTGTACATTTTGTATCATTCCATGGGCGCGTGGCCTATTACGTTCCAGGCAACCGGAGGACGTGTTAAAACAAGCCCGCCAGCTCGTTTCCGCAGGGTACAAGGAGATCGTTCTTACGGGCATACACACAGCAGGTTACGGCGAGGACTTTAAAGATTATAATTTTGCCGCCCTTTTACGTGAACTTGAGCAAGTTGAAGGGTTAAAGCGGCTGCGAATCTCATCTATAGAAGCAAGCCAAATTACCGATGAAGTGGTTGGGGTCGTGCGCAACTCGGAAACCATCGTCAATCATTTCCACATTCCTCTCCAAGCCGGTTCGGATACAGTGCTAAAGCGGATGAGAAGAAAATATACCACGGCTTATTACAAAGAACGTGTGGAGCGTCTGCAAGCTATTTTCCCCGATTTGGCGATTACAACCGATGTTATCGTCGGTTTCCCCGGTGAGACAGACGAAGAGTTCAAGGAAACGTATGATTTTGTTCGTGATTTGCAATTCTCCGAGATCCACGTTTTCCCCTATTCAAAACGAACAGGGACACCGGCTGCCCGCAGAGAGGACCAAGTGGATGATGCCGTGAAGAAACGACGGGTTCAACAGCTCATCAGCCTTTCCGATCAATTGGCAAAAGATTATGCGTCAAACCATGAGGGAGAAGTGCTCGATATGATCCCGGAAGAAGCAGATAAAGAAGATCCGGAGAGCGGGATGTATATCGGCTATACGAGCAACTATTTGAAAGTAAAGGTTCCGGTTTCCGCTGATATGGTCGGAAAAATCGTACGGGTGAAAATTACGAAAGCCGGATACCCGTATAATCATGGGGAATTCATTCGAGTGCTTGACGATGCAGAAAAAGCCAAATACGTTCAAGCGTAAAGATAAAACACGAAGGCGCGCCTTCATGTTTTATCGTCCCGCGCCGCCGGTTAATCGTTCAATGAAAGAAGCAAACGGGTTCACAAACGGCAGCACCAAAAGCGAGCAGATAAGGTTAAAAATGACAGAAGCATGGGCCACTTGCGCCGCCGGATCAACCGCTAGCGTCATGGTAATCTGTGAGAATATACCGATCAAAGGCAAAAACAGCAGGACACCCCCGATATTTAGAAAAACGTTGGCCATCGCTGTTTGTATGGCTCCGCGCTTGGCACCTAGAGCTGCCAGGATGGCTGTAAGGCATGTGCCAATATTGGCACCCATCATAATGGCGATCGCGGCTTCCAATTGAATAAAGTCATTGGCATACATTTGAATGCCGATCGCGATTGTTGCTGTACTTGATTGAATAATGGTCGCTATTATTGTCCCGCCAAGAACAGCCGTGCCTGCGGACATTCCCTCATTTTCCAGTAACCAATCCGCCCACCCGTGTCCTGTGAGTTCTTGCCCCCAGGAACTCATGCCATCCATCGCGAGAAACATGCAACCAACCCCACAAAGAATCGTACCCGGAAGAAATAGCTTGCGTGCCCGTGACAATAGAAAAAGGACGCCGGCCCCCATTGATAAAAGTCCGAGTGTTTCACCGGAAAAAACAAGAATTTCAAGCGTTAATGTCGTCCCGACATTACTGCCAAGCATGATGCCGATGGTTTGACGAAAAGGGATAATGCCGGTTGCGACAAGACTTACAGCCAGCACCATCACAGCGGAACTGCTCTGCAACAGCGCCGTCGCCGCAAAACCAACGAGAAAGCCGGCAAATGGGTGAAGCGTGCTGTTAACAATTAATGCTCGCACATGTTTAGGGGGAGACTGACCAAGGCCCGTCCGAATGAGCGCAACACCAAAAAGGAAAATGAAAATATATACGATCATGATTAGCAGTGAATATTCCATTGCTCGTCCTCCGTATTCCATATATATGGGCATCCTGGAGCAGTTATGTTAAAAGCTTTATCGGCGAGACAAAAAATGAGAAAAACCCGCGGCCAAAATAGAAGAAGAAAGCGTTTGTTTGTTGCATTTTTAGCCGTTTTCCGATACAATTTTATTAAATGAAGAACTTGCTCCAACGGACAAGTTTTGTCATGATTTCGTAAACGGTTGTGCGGAGGGAGGGATTCAAATGGCTGAAACGCGTATACGTAAAAATGAGTCACTCGATTCAGCTCTGCGACGTTTTAAGAAAGACGTGTCCAAAAGTGGTACGTTGTCCGAAGTGCGCAAACGGAAACATTATGAGAAGCCAAGCGTGAAACGAAAGAAAAAATCGGAAGCGGCTCGCAAACGAAAGTAATTTGACCATCAATTAAATGCCAATCTTCTGGGATTCATCCCCCGGGGTTTATTTTCACCGGGGGTTTATATTTGCGATTTTCTCCGGAAGTATGTTGTGTACATCCGCCCATACCTAAGTCATCCTATCCGCCCCGCATTGTACATAGCGTACACCCCTAGAGTGTGATTTCTTGTCGAGGTTAAAAAAGTTTGATTTAATGGAAGTAAGTTGTGCTTCCACTCGAAGAAGGGTGTAACGAAACTACCGGGAAGGGGCGTGAATAAATGGGAAGACATGTACGCATCTTATTCTTTCTGTTCCTTATGATTGCAGCGGGAATGATGATGCCGTTTTTCTCTGGTGCACAAAGCGATAACGCCACCGTTCATTTCATCCCTGTGGAGCAGACGGTTGAAAGTGGGTTAGAAGCATTTCTTGACCGTTCGATTACGGAGGCAACGGAAGAAGGCACTGATCACATCGTCCTTGAAATTGATACACCGGGCGGGGCTGTTGACGCGGCCGGAAATATCGCGGAGATTATCCAGAATGCAGAAGTGCCCATTACG
It includes:
- the hrcA gene encoding heat-inducible transcriptional repressor HrcA — its product is MLSKRQLLILQAIVDDYVQSAEPIGSRSISKREDISFSSATIRNEMADLEDMGYLLKPHSSAGRIPSNKGYRLYVDHLLRPDPLQKHEILDMEQFFTRRISEVEAVMKKTAAVLSELTSYVSVVLGPEMEHTRLKQLQMIPLTGRQAIVILVTDSGHVEHRTFDIPEQMDPGELEKVVNILNEQLVDTPIGHWEEKLMTETSRLLYQHVSHFEDMFGVLRNAFKTEKGDQVFYGGMMNLMMQPEFRDIDRVRMIFDWLDQSENVHTLLSRSQEGLNVRIGRENDIEAFADLSMITATYSIDGDTVGTLGVIGPTRMEYERVIRLIRQFATGLSTSLTKKYRQDS
- the mtaB gene encoding tRNA (N(6)-L-threonylcarbamoyladenosine(37)-C(2))-methylthiotransferase MtaB gives rise to the protein MSTVAFHTLGCKVNHYETEAIWQIFKNAGYEQSETRADVYVINTCTVTNTGDKKSRQAIRRCIRQNPDAVICVTGCYAQTSPAEVMDIPGVDIVVGTQDRSKMIGYIEDFKRSREPINGVSNIMKTRVYEELDVPAFTDRTRASLKIQEGCNNFCTFCIIPWARGLLRSRQPEDVLKQARQLVSAGYKEIVLTGIHTAGYGEDFKDYNFAALLRELEQVEGLKRLRISSIEASQITDEVVGVVRNSETIVNHFHIPLQAGSDTVLKRMRRKYTTAYYKERVERLQAIFPDLAITTDVIVGFPGETDEEFKETYDFVRDLQFSEIHVFPYSKRTGTPAARREDQVDDAVKKRRVQQLISLSDQLAKDYASNHEGEVLDMIPEEADKEDPESGMYIGYTSNYLKVKVPVSADMVGKIVRVKITKAGYPYNHGEFIRVLDDAEKAKYVQA
- the rpsU gene encoding 30S ribosomal protein S21, encoding MAETRIRKNESLDSALRRFKKDVSKSGTLSEVRKRKHYEKPSVKRKKKSEAARKRK
- the hemW gene encoding radical SAM family heme chaperone HemW produces the protein MKKGAYIHIPFCNQICHYCDFNKVLIKNQPVDDYLEALQAEGEKRLDETVQYMDTLYIGGGTPTSLSTRQLQTLFSNLKRAGLSWDEGSEVTVEVNPDGIDDAQLHALKDAGVNRISIGVQTFDPELLETLGRTHSVEDVSKTIARARELGFDNVSIDLMFALPGQTLHQWQTTIEKAVSLEPDHISAYGLKIEAKTQFYNWLQAGQLTPLSEDEEADMYDVLLSTLEHYGYEQYEISNFATRGKESAHNLIYWRNQPYLGLGAGAHGYQNSERYGNILPIPHYLKSVRKGECPERTRQPVSLKEQMEEEMFLGLRLKEGVHVHRFKEKFDTSFYDVYGNVYDELLDEGLLREEDGRIRLTEKGKYLGNNVFASFLFDS
- the grpE gene encoding nucleotide exchange factor GrpE; the protein is MNENENGRQPEEDVEVIDPDAEDISSSADENGEASENQTQIETLQAELEEWQNKVKRVQADYDNFRKRSRSEKEAAAEFRSQPLMEALLPVLDNFRRALDSEGQNASDEGFYKGMEMVYRQFVEALESDGLEEIPTEGETFDPNVHQAVMQVEEEGFESNQIVEELQKGYKLKTRVIRPAMVKVNA
- the dnaK gene encoding molecular chaperone DnaK, translating into MGKTIGIDLGTTNSCVAVMEGGEPVIIPNPEGNRTTPSAVAFKDGERQVGEIAKRQAITNENTVLSIKRHMGTDYTVEIEGKKYTPQEINAILLQKLKSDAESYLGEDVTKAVITVPAYFNDSQRQATKDAGTIAGLEVERIVNEPTAASLAYGLEKEEDQTILVYDLGGGTFDVSVLELGDGFFEVKSTSGDNELGGDDFDQVIIDYMVSEFKKENGLDLQQDKMAMQRLKDTAEKAKKELSGVTQAQLSLPFITADASGPKHLEMTMTRAQFEEGASQLVERTMGPARRAIQDSGVNASDIDKVILVGGSTRIPAVQEAIKGLTGKDPHKGVNPDEVVALGAAVQAGVLAGDVQDVVLLDVTPLSLGIETMGGVFTKLIDRNTTIPTSQSQVFSTAADNQSSVDIHVLQGEREMANDNKTLGRFQLTDIPAAPRGVPQIEVTFDIDANGIVNVRAKDKGTNKEQSITITSSSGLSEDEIEDMVKQAEENAEADKAKKEEAELRNEADQLIFTVDKTIKDLGENVDESEKQNAEDAKGKLQEALNGTDLETIRTAKDELEQLVHSLSQKMYEQMAQQAQEEQGENQDQTQDEDVVDADYEEVDDENDDQQNKA
- the prmA gene encoding 50S ribosomal protein L11 methyltransferase, translating into MNWIEYRIHTTHEAADAVANMFTELGSNGTLVEDAKDRHERPKRLDETGQPSVDHLPIKGVVLKAYFPESEQKDDDIRKALASIQQRSGMDMEDLTVDSEIVKEEDWEEAWKAYYKPIRVSPNLIVTPSWENAERGTDDVVVELDPGMAFGTGAHATTILCLQALERIVNEGDSVIDVGAGSGVLSIAAAKFGAASVFAYDLDELAVNVAKENVVINQVEDKVTVKKSDLFSETGAKGEVIVANLLADIIIRMAPDVKAHLVPGGHLLVSGIIANKKDDVRQALEIEGFRVAETLEQEDWVAILLQS
- a CDS encoding 16S rRNA (uracil(1498)-N(3))-methyltransferase codes for the protein MKHKGNEEMNMQRYFVGDAQWTTDTVMLKGEQAHHISRVMRMSAGDVIICINGQGVAAYCRILQAEPDCITCQVEESLSSDSELPIHITVAQGDLKADKYEWVVQKSTEMGAGSITGFPADHSVVKWDAKKNEKKHARFQKIARESAEQSERLKIPAIERKASLEEVLKEAQQYDHKWILSERSARKDHHHAIDDALRQLQQTDRILLVFGPEGGFSTREHETAIDLGCAPVSLGARILRAETAPVAALALLVYHVELKR
- a CDS encoding Na/Pi symporter; the protein is MEYSLLIMIVYIFIFLFGVALIRTGLGQSPPKHVRALIVNSTLHPFAGFLVGFAATALLQSSSAVMVLAVSLVATGIIPFRQTIGIMLGSNVGTTLTLEILVFSGETLGLLSMGAGVLFLLSRARKLFLPGTILCGVGCMFLAMDGMSSWGQELTGHGWADWLLENEGMSAGTAVLGGTIIATIIQSSTATIAIGIQMYANDFIQLEAAIAIMMGANIGTCLTAILAALGAKRGAIQTAMANVFLNIGGVLLFLPLIGIFSQITMTLAVDPAAQVAHASVIFNLICSLLVLPFVNPFASFIERLTGGAGR